The genomic window TGAAGGAGGAGTATTGATATCAATAAAGTATGTAAGAGCCTGGACTAGAGTGCAAGCAGGGATCCGTTCATCCATCTGCCATCTACCTTCCTCTAAATGACACAACAGAAAAGATACAATAGAAAAATAAGATCAGATTTGGGGTACATACATACAGTAGCTTGTAAGAACTGCCATCATATAACTATCATTAGTGTACTGTTTATTGTCTGACAAAAAAAGGCAAGATAAACAAATTGTTACCATGAGTAGAGTCAGAGAGGATTTCCAGGTGGAGGCTCTGGTTTGAAGGAGAGGCATCTGGAATATGCTTCAGAATACCATGCACCAGTGTTGAAGAGTTCTCAGGGAAAACACCTACATGATCTCCTGGGGCAAAGTTCAAGGCCTCTGTGTTCTTATCCACCTTTAGCTCAACCAGGATAGTGGAACGActgaaaaaagaataaataaaaataaataaataaaacagcactGCTAAAAACATGTATGGACGTGTCAATTGAAGTGGTAGAATCAAACCTTGACTGAGCACTCTGCAGTTTCTGCCTTCTCTTCAGTGTCATAGGAATCACAGTTTTAGAGTGAACAGCAGACAGTGCTGTAAAAACAGAACATTAATGGATGTAAATATTATATCAAGAGGGAAAAAATCAGGTTAACCATAAAGttgattttcataaaaatatgaacaaatcttcataatatgaaaatataattttattatattataatacaattatatataatatatatcaaaCATAAGTCCAAGACATccatttcaaaactttttttttttaaataaccttttagttttgtaattaaataaattaataggttggtacaaaaggtttttaagatcatgagaaacatttcaggcaagtgaccccaaacttttgaatgttagtgtgtatatatatatatatatatatatatatatatatatatatatatatatatatatatatatatatatatatatatatatatatatatatatatatattacatcatattatatatgaataatatataaCTATTCAAATATATAACTACATTATTAGGGTTTTGATATGGACTCTGGGGATGTACCTGTAACACGGTCCAAGATGCAACTGTCAGGCTGCACTCTGTATCTCTTTGGTTCCCAGCAGTCGGACTGTTGCTCGACCGCTTTCAgctgttttttaatgttaaactCCTCACATGCTTCCTTGAAGTACAAACAGAAATAACACAAATCATGATGCATTTCTTTAAcaaaatttaatttgtttgttgtgCATAGCTTTAGTAAAGATTTATTTCTGTGATTCGTTGAATCATTGATATCTAAGGCCCAAAGGCTTTATAGGAAACCTCACCAACCTTAAAAGCAGTGCAAGCCCAGGCAGAGAAGGCCTCATCCTGCCCATTAAGTTCATCTCCCTCCCCTGTTGCAGTCAGACGCTTGGCCCCCAACTCAGCAAGCTTGTCATCCACAGCATGGGCAAAGGCACAGAACTGAGGGTACACACGTGACCCAAGGCCAAACACACTGTACCTGTAATAGGACGAGGATGTCAGGGCTGCTGTTCTACAATAGCATATCTACAGGTCAATCAATAATAGTGAAAATTTTCACAGTGAAAGTCTACAGACCTGACATTGTTTTTCATGTTCTGCAAGTTGAAAAGCTGCTTCTTGAAGCTCTGAGGGATAGAAAATATGaatgtaattaaaatatgaatatgtgAAAATCCAAGTATGAATATTATTACCTTTCTTCTGATTAAAATACAGAATTGTGCCCATACCACTCCATTTCCTGGACTTTCTCCATTGCCGAATGTACTGGTGACCACCATCAGGAGGCTCTCAGTTTCAAGTTCACTGAAATTATAGTCTTCCATACAAACAAGCTGTATTGAATGAAATGAAAAGTTTTTTGTTAAGAGGCTGAATCAcaggtttttgttgttgttattattttttcaaagttTCCATACAGCATTTCTTACCCTAGAGTCAAAGGCTCGTTTGAGCATGGAGTTTAGCTTTTTGGCAAAGGTCAGTGATTTCCCAGTTTCTGTGGCATAGAGAACAGTGCAGCGCACTCTCTTGGCCATAACagcttttatgagtgtttgagCAAAAAACACAGCTCTAGAGAAAGAGAACACAAGTATTTCAATTTAAATGCTTACCTCATTAACTTCATCTTAAcctcatcattttttttttatttatgcctCCTTTCCTCAACCTTCCTCTTATGAACCATGTAACAATAAAAAGTGCCAAAATTGCaacaaaaatctattaaaaaaaaaagtgtattgggTCTATTGTGACCCCAGATATGTAATATTGTCAAAAtatatttcttcttcttctataaatcatattttatgataaatttgctatcacaggatatctgtttctttgtttattacaagacaaatgattcacaaaaatgatcttttatattattttctgggagtggtgattaatTATTAGTATCCCATATGTGCACAttcatattatacatgttatttgttactcaaggtggtgctgttgtttcagtgattgacttaatttacatttggcattgcCATTTGACAAAgcagcaacatggaagtaaactatagcaaatacgatacattaacatttatatgtCTCTATTGTCAGTTGGATATGCTACAGAAATTCTGTAAGTTACagatctatttagactcaattagtatttgaaaaaatacatatgcataacttatataaataaaacaaaatataacagaatatattattttctattgttttctaattgtcttaaaaatcctttgacatttttacagtctgGTAGATTAATTTCTGATGGTACTGAGTCATTAAAGATACATTTTGGCAAAACACCCATGCATAAATGTCAATGATTGTTGACATTAATATGGTGCAATGTAATATTGTTTTTGGAGCAGCTGATCTGTTAGTACCTTATAAGGCCTTTGAAGCTGACCTTACATCTCCTAAATCCTTTCTTCTCATCTTTCCACTTGTGTGTTAGCCATGGatcagtcttcaaaaacaaaaacaccacatATTTTTattggtaattattttttgtaaatatttatttattttagcagaacaatttctatgtaaatttgtaaaacaattcttatatatatatatatatatatatatatatatatatatatatatatatatatatatatatatattctcacttAATTACTTTACAAGAATGTATTAATGAATGGTTTACACAGCAATTCTTTCTGCCCGCATTTCATTAATAAGGCACAAAATCTTTatacatattttcatttatttccatGGCCACCCTTCATTGTCATAAGGCTGATTATTATTTAGAAAGGTTGATACCTGATAATAGAAGAATGGGGAGAGGACATAGTTTAGCATCTCCTGGTGAAACACTGGGGTGAGTGAGCCAGACATGGGTGGCACCAGCCAAACCCAATCAGCTGGACAGCCACCACGCAATCGGACTTCTGTCTCCATGTGCTGCATGAAGGACTCACATGCTGAGTGGTGGTCTGTGATGGTGACCTTACTTTTCTGCACAGCaataaaacaagagaaaacataaaGACCAATCAATATCAAAATGTTTGTATTACCTTTACTTAAATAGCATGTTTAGTAAGTTCAAAAACatattgatgtaaaaaatatttttaatggcaaTATATGTTCCAGATACAATAATAACATTGAGATGTTGATATAGAGAAATATTGAGGATCTTTTGATTGCACCTATATGCAAGTTATTTTAAGCATATTTAACCTTTTTACTTGTTCTGCAAGACAAAGATCAAAGGAAGGACACTTTACCTGGTAGCTATGAATCACAGCAACATTGATGGCCACAAGTGCCTGGTCTTTCCACAACGAAGACAGCTTGCATGTCTCTAAGCCCATTAACTGACCAACACGCTACAGAATATAATGCAGTAAAAGTAAAAATCAGTTTCAAACAGAGGTTTCAAAACATGGCTTTATTTGTTTTACAGATACTTCTGGAAGTCAATCCCAGCCATATGACACAATGAAAGAAAACACACCTCCAAAATATTGTAGCGCTGACTATCACAGAAGTCTCTCACTCCAATCTCTGTGCCCATGTACCAGCCATTGAAGGGACATGCTGTGAATTCCACACCACCGATTTCCATTAGCATGTTGGCAACTGCAGGAATTGCATACCATTTGAGGTTGAGATCTTTGAACCATTCATACCTGCACAAAAGTAGAACATAAAACAGAATTTTAACTTCCATGCAAAAAATACCATGAGAAATATTTTGTGATTCTGAATTCACAAAACTCATTGGATCTTTCGAATGAGACTTTAAACccaggtcctgactctctgtggtcattaaaaatcccaaggcacttctcgtaaagagtaggggcataaccctggtgtcctggccaaattaccccattggcccttatctatcatggcctcctaataatctccatccctgaattggctacatcaaaCTACTCTcatctccaccaatagctggtgtgtggtgggcgttctggcgctttgtggctgccgtcgcatcatccaggtggatactGAACACTGGTGGTGTTTGAAGAGATTCCccctatgtaaagcactttgagtgtctagaaaagcgctatataaatgtaaggaattattattattattattatctaagtGAGGAACCATTACTGGAAACATTGACTTATTAATAAATTTAACCTAActcctttttaaacttaaaagtaCCTCCAAATTTTCCCTGAAATGACCCAAATCCCTTACTGTGGGTGCTCTATGGGGACCTCCAGGATCAGTTCTGATGGTATGTCAAAAAGTTCAGGGTCCTCTCCATTTGCCTGCAAGACTAGTGGAAGCACATCAAAGCAGCCATACTTTGGTTTCCATCCAAGCTGAATACACACCTATAATGGTACAATGTGGATGGAccacacaataaaatattaagatttttttaaatattgagattTAGTACAAAAGTGGTAATTTTCTATCCTTCTGTAAAATAGAAACAATTTCTAGTAGCCATCACTAATGATTATTTAATTGTAGAGCCAAAGATTTGGTGGGCAGATGCCATTTGAAATTGAATCACAAAATATGTAAGAAATCATGTAAAACAGATAACCAACAAATATTTGCACAAAAACGTATAAATGTTTCAGTTTTGATTCAACTTTATTTTACATGGTTGGTTACCTGTGTGAACTCTACACCTGCTGGGTCTCCTATCACACTTCCATCCTCCATCTGATAGCCAGCATATTTTATAAGCTGGCCATTCCAAATACGGAAATCATGCTCTCCATCTGTTCTCTGGGGGAAAACAGTGATGGCGGATCTGCAATCCACAAAAACATGGTCCTTTAGTGGCTGTCATCCAATATGTGCAGGTTGATTCATTCATAGTTAAAATTTGTAAATTCATCACAATATAGTACAGGGTGGAAAAGTTACGAGTAAATTCTTATGAAATTGTATGATACACCCACCAATGAGAGACTCTTCCCTCGATTGTTCCGTGTTAAtcaaaaattgtgtttttgtaacttttaagcaaGTATGGGTCCctgatataaaataaataaataatcagactttcacacaaacaaatattttagcttatttttaagatttatgcattttaatttcataacaaaattccatcagatagaattttgtcatttttagcaaactgtataacatttttttattattattttgttttattatttaacctatatattttttatttagtaaaagaTTACTTAGTTTAATTTGATGGAACTCAGAGAAGACGATAAGTAAAGGATTGCTCAAAATTAGCCTTATTGTATTCACTATAAATTCAGCCTACCTCAGGTTTCCTCCATTAGATGCGTACTTTAGATGAGTACACAAGGCCTGAAACATGTCCTCGGCAGTCTTGCACTGACGCGCATCGAAAACCTGCAGAACAAGCACTTTGTTTGTTTAAACGCATACATGCGAATGACATTGCTGCCGAAGTGCTATCCATGATCATATTGCGTGAATAAAATCACATACCTGCAAATTGGACCACTGAATCCTGCCAATGCACCTCGGCGCGTTCCTCCACGCTTGTTTGGCCCCAAAAGCAAGTTCATCTGCAGTGAGTGTGTAGCATCCGGTCAGGGTGATCTCCAGTGCGACCCTGTCAACCCGAACCTGGTGTTCCGTTGGATTCGGACTGTTTAAATGGTAAAACATATTTCACCAACCTAAATGAGTCATCTTCCCATAATTTCCATCCTAACAtcctaaatatataaaaagtgcTATAAGAAATGAGTACCCTGTGGCGTTTTCTGTTGATTGGCTAATAATAACTAAATATAAATACTATTGTACTTTTACGAATGTTTCCTGGCAAGAAACTCACAGCACAAATGAATCGCACTCTAGTGCCAATCTTCACCTGTCTTCACATCTGTCCATAATCACAATATAAAGCCCACTATCACTTTTCACAAACGTTAAAATGGATCCATGTTTAAGACCTGTCCGACAAACTAATGACCTGTAATGACTAGTGTGCGGAGTTGGTGTAAAATTTAAAGAATGACTTTAAGTTCCTACATTTTGAATGATTTGTAGTATTGGTCGATGAAATCCACTGCTTGGGTGAGGATGTCAGAGGAGCCAGGTGTGATTTTGGGTGACCCACGTATCAGAGATTTGGGGTTCATTATGGAGCCCTCGCAAGTTTTCGAGTTGCATGGCGtattctgaaataaataaataataatacaaaaaataataattttatatatatataaatatatattatatatatatatatatatacgatatatatatatatatatatatatatatatatatatatatatatatatatatatatatatatatatatatatatatcgtaaaAATTGAAACTTTCGTAGCTATAATATTTTGGGTCTAAACTGGATCGTTATCGAAAGATACCTGAACTGCTTTTTGATGCAGGGTATCTTGGTGGGTTGCGCCATCCTGGTAGTTTCTCAAATGAACTGCGACTGGGCATCGACTTCTGCGGTCGACTGACAAAAGCTagggtaaaaaagaaaaagtaattatGCTAATCAAAGTTAATggtacaataaatataaaaaataaataaataaaaatgcgaAATTGTACTCACCTTAGATGGCACAGTTGTTTTGTCATTTGCAACACTGGCTTGGAATTGCTTTCCCATCCTGAGGAAAATAATATTGAACTAATTCTTAATTATGCCAATTAAAGTAAGCTATATAATGTTCAGCTACAGTGCTGTTAAGTCATGACAAACAACAAGTAAAATAAAGAGAAGTGATATGGTAGAAAGATCAAACTTAAGAAAGGTACATTAATAAGAAATAAACGTAAACATAAAGTACGTACCTTAAGCTTGTGTAAGGTGTCTGCCTCAGTACATATACAGCAGTAGTTTTTAATTTAGTGTTCTGGTCATCCATTTAAACATCCTTTTATATAGTCTAGTAAAGGATGGCACCACACTGGATGAATCATTGCCTCCCATGATAACTGGGTGTGAACTATTACGAAATCTACAGGAGGAAAAAAGAATATGAAACCACACTGATGCTGCAAAGGAAAGGATCGTACTTCCTTGAACAAAAGCCAGTAAATTAAATTTCCTTCCTGACTTTATAGTATGCATGTTATCAGTATTGCAGCCTAAAAAAAGAACATGATTTTATAACAATTGCCAAATTTTACCCATGTATATTAAAACCCAAATAAAAAGATTAGAAAAGATGTAAAgtgcaacatatatatataatattattattattatatatataataataataatattattattatatatatatatattttttttacatatttccaGCATTGTTGGCAACAGCAAACCAAATGCTTGTAATAAACAGATTAGATCAAGCAGGAATAAGCATGATCTTCAACTGGGAAATCTGACCCATCAAATTTTTGTATGCAGCCCTACAATTAATTCTGATGAAATAAAAAGTTGAACTATAACCCATAACAAGTCGAGtactttttatttgtgtagcacttttaacatgcatcatttcaaagcaccattACAGAAAGTTATGCAACAGAAAATGATGTAGTAATGTCTCAAAAGTCCTCATCGAgcaattcaaatgaaaacatgATTGTAActtatgctttaaaaattatttgtctttagtCCCCAcattgagcaagccaaaggcaactgtgtCAAGGAACAGTAAACttaagatgttagttaatggagaaaaataaccttgggagaaaccaggctcagctgggttagcaagttcccctctggctagagcattaatataatgccaatattagtttgtAATTTAGTTAGCATTAATTTGTTCTCTTTGTTTTCAATTTAAGAGAGTGTAGTCCATACAATGACCAAGATGATGCTagcagaggtcagtgaggtgtGCCTTGCAGTCCAGCTGGAAGCTTGTGGCAGTTCATATATGTGAAGTCCATCCTAAGTCATAGGAGCAGGCAGTGGCCACTGAATTATCCTTTGTTGTACAGATGGAGTTTGCAGCAGTTCATAGTGGTGAGCAGGGTGAGTAGGGCATGGCTGAGCAGTGTCTGGGAAGAGCGATGTTGGAGAGATAAAGTCTCGCGTTCCAGTGAGGAATAACAGGAGtacttaaggagaggagacagcagcagatggggagagagagatgcacagagttgtgt from Xyrauchen texanus isolate HMW12.3.18 chromosome 3, RBS_HiC_50CHRs, whole genome shotgun sequence includes these protein-coding regions:
- the nos2a gene encoding nitric oxide synthase 2a, inducible, with the translated sequence MDDQNTKLKTTAVYVLRQTPYTSLRMGKQFQASVANDKTTVPSKLLSVDRRSRCPVAVHLRNYQDGATHQDTLHQKAVQNTPCNSKTCEGSIMNPKSLIRGSPKITPGSSDILTQAVDFIDQYYKSFKIPNPTEHQVRVDRVALEITLTGCYTLTADELAFGAKQAWRNAPRCIGRIQWSNLQVFDARQCKTAEDMFQALCTHLKYASNGGNLRSAITVFPQRTDGEHDFRIWNGQLIKYAGYQMEDGSVIGDPAGVEFTQVCIQLGWKPKYGCFDVLPLVLQANGEDPELFDIPSELILEVPIEHPQYEWFKDLNLKWYAIPAVANMLMEIGGVEFTACPFNGWYMGTEIGVRDFCDSQRYNILERVGQLMGLETCKLSSLWKDQALVAINVAVIHSYQKSKVTITDHHSACESFMQHMETEVRLRGGCPADWVWLVPPMSGSLTPVFHQEMLNYVLSPFFYYQTDPWLTHKWKDEKKGFRRCKVSFKGLIRAVFFAQTLIKAVMAKRVRCTVLYATETGKSLTFAKKLNSMLKRAFDSRLVCMEDYNFSELETESLLMVVTSTFGNGESPGNGVSFKKQLFNLQNMKNNVRYSVFGLGSRVYPQFCAFAHAVDDKLAELGAKRLTATGEGDELNGQDEAFSAWACTAFKEACEEFNIKKQLKAVEQQSDCWEPKRYRVQPDSCILDRVTALSAVHSKTVIPMTLKRRQKLQSAQSSRSTILVELKVDKNTEALNFAPGDHVGVFPENSSTLVHGILKHIPDASPSNQSLHLEILSDSTHEEGRWQMDERIPACTLVQALTYFIDINTPPSQSLLRKLSTVAGQKADCKRLEALASDFQEYSTWKDLHRPTFLEVLEEFPSLNVPAAFLLSQLPLMKPRLYSVSSSLDRHPNELHLTVSVVEYNTQGGLGPRHFGTCSTWLNTIKRGHVVPCFVHRSGGFHLPADPNTPVILIGAGSGIAPFRSFWQQRVHDMKKTGLKSSAMTLVFGCRDSETDHLYKVETLKLRIDGVLSDVNTAYSRHPDKPKMYVQDVLREQLNEKVLEVLHKNTGHLYVCGGMNMARDVVCTLKKILASKTGMTITEAGEYLERLKGEKRYHEDIFGA